Below is a genomic region from Oreochromis niloticus isolate F11D_XX linkage group LG13, O_niloticus_UMD_NMBU, whole genome shotgun sequence.
gtttccagcactgtTTTGAATCCATGCCATGGAGAATTAATACAGTGCTGAAGGCAAAAGGGTGTCCAAcctggtactagcaaggtgCTCCTACAAAGACCCTGCAACTATTCACTCTGAGCAAGTACTTGATAACGACAGGCAGATAAAACTCACTTCTAACCAGATTCAGGGAACGTAGTGTCAACTGAGCTAAACCAAAGAGTGAAGTTTTAAGTTCTGTCTCTTGAACCTAAACTAAAAGCTGGTTTGACAGGAGAGGGGTCTGATGGCTGATGACTTGAAACTTTTGGATGCTCTAAGAAGAAGTAAGCCGTCACTCTGAGACTGACTGGCTCTATTGAGAATTTCTCATTCAATGTAAGGagaaataaaattatgaatttaacagggagccagtaAAGAGAAACcaagtgttgttttttattatccAAGCAGTCTTCATTTGATTCTAATACTGAACAGAAGCCCAATATTTTATCAGGGGCCAAACAAGGACAATGCTGGTTTAACCACATACGCCGGATACTCAATGATCAACCCAACCATTATAGCGCCATCTTATGGTCAAATTGATACAAGCTGGCATCCTGAAAGATGATTTTAAACCAAGTGGATTTTAAAAACCTCAAATGAAGCCCATCATTATGGCCCTTTAGTGATTCTTTTATGAGCTAAAAATACTTCAATGGCTTAAAGCTAAAGATTCATGCTAACATCTGGTGTCCTGTCATTCCCACTGCCCTCAAAGTGAAGGCTACAAAAAAACCACAGAGCAAACCTATAAATTTTGTGGAccatttttattaaatattatcTGCTTTTCTTGTGTTGTTTCCAGTCAAACTTTCTTTCCCATGAATGTCTTTTAACACGTTAATCCCACTGCTAAGCAATACATGAAAGGGGCTGTCAGAATTCTTCACTTCAGGTTGTGTTACTGTGATGCGCGAGTGAAGAATTgaagttatactgattttggaATCTTAAAAAGTGGAGCACATCTTTTAGATTTGTGCTTCTCTATGCATAGAATGAGGAGAGTCTACACCAATTTCCAATTTTGAAACTCTGAAATCAAAAGATGTATTTAAAGTATAGAATTTAATTTGTCCCTGTTTGGAATCACTAGAATAACTCAGGTtcgctctttctttttttaaaacgaaaCAGAGTAAATCAGGTAAGTACAGTTCACTCACTTTTCTGGTCTTCTGCAGGTGTTAAACTAGTTACTGTCCCTGAGGTGTTGATGGAAACACTAGCGGAGCTGCTTTAACTTCCTTCACACAGAGTGCTGACACAGCTTCGACTGACAGGTGGAATGCAGAAGTAATAAAAGTCGAGCTCATTTGCTGGCACGTTTTCAGGTTTCGTTATGGGACTTGTGACCCACTTCTATTTTCCTGGCTTCATGCCCCAAGTCTTACTGTTAGGAAACCATGTGGAGCCTTGGCACTTTTCAGTAAGCCGTTCAGAAAGAGGGTTTCCTGTGACAGAGACCCTTTTATAACAGAGTTTTTACTCATAAAGACAGACATGTGAAGTCTTGTTTCtataaagtatttatttacagtatgtgttatttaaaaagaaaaagagcagctTATATGGttgatttttttcagtcatgATGAGCAGTTTCAGCACCTCTCAAACACTTTGTAGAGATCGGGTAAGTTGGCGATCTGCAGCACGGTGCCATCCTCGCTGAAGCTCTTCGGAGGACTGAAGAGGGTTCGGAAAGCTTTGAAGATGAGGTGTTCGACTTTCCACCGCCAAGAGTTCACCTCAGTGCCCTGAAACGAGCGAGCGTTACACCTCACATGAGTCACAATAAGGTCCATAATTGGCTACACAATTTCTGCAAAGTTCAGTATTCCCACCTGCTCCTCTCCTGGCTCGGCCTCCAGGATGTACTGCTTCCTGATGGAGTAGAACATGCTGCACTCTTTGCTGAAGTCTCTGAAACAGTCCTTTTCACCGTCCCAGTTCACCTGCACGACATCGGTCTTCAGTTTGTGTTTCCAGAATTGTAGCTTAAATGGAGATGCTATGATCTAGCTTACCTCAGTGGCCAGGCGCAGGATGAACATGGGGAGACCCTCCATGACTGGAGTGTAGTTGTCGAGGAGCAGCGGGAGTCCTAGTAGGTTTCCTTCCTGTTGTGGATGTGTTTTgggtttggtttctttgttggTTACAACATGAGTTCAAACAATGTTGAAATGCAAGCAGAAATTATCTAAAGAGAATATTTCTCACCTGGTCTATCTCCATGGAGAAGTAGTCCTCCAACAtctctgctttctttttcagGAAGTCCACTATGTACTGAGCCAGGCCTTCTTTGGGACCGTCCTCTTCAGTCCAGCCGCTCTCCTCCGACTCCAAAGCCAACATGGCCAAGTCATAAAGAGGTGCTGGGGTCTGAAAACACATTATCCACCATTAGGATCCCCACAGTGTTTTCTAATCACTGACGTTGTACACTTTACTTACAGACAGTCTGAGTACACCGAAATTTCCAAAGTCATAAATGAGTATTTGGTAGAAAAGCTCCTGGCTGTAAGAGAAACACATTATGAGACATAAAGCAGCAGCACCAGCTTGAAAGAGCAGAGCTGAACAGGCAGTGTGAgagttgttttttcccttttttcatgGTTCTCACCTGAGTTTGGTGGTGTTGAGCAGGTAGAGCTTAGTATGATGTTGCACCAAAGACCACTGGGGATTGACGCAGCCCACAAACGAGTGGTTCTGCACCATTTCTTGAAGACCTGGAGAGAACGTGCATGAATAAAACACGTTTGACTTTGTTTTGttatataaatcacaaaaactgCTCTTAAAGTTCATCAATAAAGGGTTTATTTGAGATATGCTGAGAGGTCAAATGAATCATTACGAGAGCATGATGTAGCAGCAGAAGAGGTTGCGTAAAGCTGGTTATGATAAACGACCTGGGCCCCGAAGCAGGAAGTCAAATCAGTGGAAAATTTTAGAGAGTCAAAGAGGTTCTTATGTAAGACTGCTCAGAGCCGAGATGGAGATTCCCCACATCTGATTTGGCGCTAGTGCTCAGAGGTACAGGGCAGGTTTTGTGACGCCACACCTTTGTGCGTGTTCTCTGTGATCTCAGCTCTCAGGTCTTTGATGCTGGTCAGTTTGATCGCTCGTCTCTTGGGCGTGGCTGTGGCCGTCAAGTCCTCGCCTTCTTCctgctctttctctttctgctcTGTCCTCGGTCGCTTCCTGTCTCAcaataacacacacagactcaatCACACCAGGTTACAGTAAAAATGCTGTGGGACTCAACAGGATGTGGCAGTGATCATACATGATAACACACATTTAGTTGCAGATATTTGTTGTCTTAAAAATATAAAGTCTACATGTACTCCAAGTTTGGACTGGATGACTTTCTTTGTTGGCCACTTGGGGGCAGAAGAAACCAACAGTATTCATCTGGAgtcatgtttctggtaagttaacTCCAATATTTATCCTTTCTTTATCTACTTCTACAACAAGGAGGAATATGTGGCTCTGAAGCTGCCAGATGTTTGACTTTTCTTGTCTGATTTGTCACAGCTGTTTTGTGCTGCGTAGGTGACTCACTTTAAATTTTGCCTGAAACTCTTTAATCACCCTTTACAGCTCAGGAATCTATCTGTGAAGGatctttagtgttgttgttctAACAACTGTCTCGCCAACAACTGTTATTCaatctcaccactagatgtcagtaggtTACAgtcaactgaattctgttttcttacccctCCATATTCAAGTGAATAATGCCAGCTACAGTTGCTGCTGTAGGACAAACATCTCTGGCCGCTCATCTGTAGCGAGTGTGACTGTCACTCCACCGTTTACCTCAGCCCTCAATATGTGTCCACGTCTATTTACTCTGGTGGtggctgtaaaactttgtgaaaggagtCTGATACCAGTTGATGAGTCAGTGGAAATCACTCCTGTGTAATCACAGCGGTAATGAGCTGAGTTTTTGAGGATATCCTGAACTTCCCTGTTGATAAGCACTGCTCTTTTTTCAGCTGTTAGCTGTTGTTAGCTGGCGCTTAAAGTGAAACTTTCTTTAAAGTGAATCTAAAATCGTTGCACTCTTACAGGTAGTGAATAAATACAAGTTTAACCAAATAGTTTATCAGAGGGAAAGTGTGATTCTTAGGATACTCGAGCCTGCTTGTATACTATTACCTTATGTATGTGTGGCCAATCTTTagccacatacataaacacatgTCCATCTCAGCCACTGTATTCAGTATGGCAGGGCAACATGGCAGCTTTCACAAACCATCGCCTGCTCCTATGTATTTAATTCTATTTCTGTATTAATTCTAATTTAATGAGAACGCAACATTTTGTTGGAAGACGTATTGATACACTCCTCAATGCATATTTAAGAGCACAGcgttctttttttcagttaaataaCCTTAAAAAATGACATACTGTAACTTTAAATGCCAGTGTTAgttaaacacaacactgcttttGTTACTGATTGGCCCTAAGGGTGATGTCTCATCAGCGAGGGCTGATCCATGTTTACTTTTACATTCTTCTTTCTGCTCTCTTACACAACTCATTTGCTGCGGGTCAATGTTCAGATTTGCTCACAGTGCAGGATCAATCGTACATTAGACTTGTCCTGATCTAACTTGCAGAAATTCTGACAGGATTACACCTAAAGTTACTCCCTGACTGAGTCTTTAATCCCTGCTGACTCACACAATCTAATGCTGCTACTGCTACTGCACATACATCATTCACCTCTGATTATCAAGAGCACCGACGCTGCCTTGTTCCTCGCCCTTTGGCACCTCTGCTTCCTGTTCAGCCACCGCCTCCAGCATGTCTGAGTCATCTACATCGTCCATCTCTATGCTGTCCGGCTGGATGGCTTTGATTGCTGTCTGTCCACTGCTGGGACCAGCAGGCTCGGGATCAGGGAGCGGCTTTTCTTTTGGTTGGAGGAAGGCATCTAGCTTCTGTGAGCGACAGTCGGTCCTCACCATCTGATGTGCGTAGACTCGCTCGCTAGACTCCGATGTAGTGCTGGAGGCCTTAACCTCGGTGTTACCTGAGACTGACAGTCCCGGCAACAACGTCTACACAAAGACAGAGATGGGCACAGACTGTAAATGACCTGGTGGTAACTTTCACAGCTGAAAGATGAAGCCGGGGCAAAACCCTTTCATACAGATGTTGTCACTTGTGGTTGCaacaaaacaaagatggtgacaGGAACGCTAAAACCGAGCTTTAAAAGAAATGCgactgcatccatcttttatctaCAGTCTGCAGTAAACACATGTGATGGTGCACAATATGTCAGATAATACTGACGTGAAACAGTGGGGGCACAGTAAGAAAGAGACCTTGTCACTTCATACCTGAGTGAAATATGTACGTGAGGAGTTGGAGCCCAGGAGTTTGCTCTCGATGTGCTTCTGAACGCTCTCGATGACACTGTCCTCATGCAGGAAGTGCACCTCATGTTTAGTTGGATGAACATTGACATCCACATTCTGAGGAGCGATTTCTAAGCTGTGAAAGTTAGAAAGCAACAGTGATTTAAGGTTTTAACTCAAGTAACAGCATTAAAAGAGTCCTAAATGTGATTCAGATATATCAGTAACAAGCAATAGATGGTCTTTCTTGATGCAGAGAAGGCCTTTGACCAAGCTGAACAATTTGGTTTAGGTCATAATTTCATTAACTCCTTTAAGGTTCTTTTTAATGGCCCTATGGCAGCTGTTACAGCTAATGTGGTTAGGTCTAAAAACTCTTAAGAGAGGAAGTCCCCTCTCGCTACTGTTATTCAGTCTGGCTATAGAGTTGTTAACTGATACAAAAAGATGTGACCCTGCAGTCTGTGGGATTGTAATCGGTCAGAAATTTCATAAGATTACTTTATATGCTGATGATGTTTTATTATTCTTGTCTAACCCTACAAAATCAGTAAATCGTCTGATAGAAATGATACATTTATTTAGCACCTTTTCCAGTAATGAAATGAATTTCTCCAAATCTGAGGCTATGTCCTTAAGGAGTCAGCAACAGACACCCAGATCTTTTACTTCCTCCCCTTTGAAATGGTCTCTGATGGGTTTTGTCTACTTGGGTATATTTACAACATCCCAGTTTGATCAGATGTTTAAAGCTTATTTATTCAATAAGACTAAGCAAGATCTTGAACTTTACAACTCACTCCCTATGTCCTGGTTACACTCACTTCTTCAGATCAACGTTCTCCCACATCTGCTCTATCCAGTGAGGatgattcaaattttaaaaaaaaataaaaataaaatatatatatatatacatatatatatatatatatgaaagtTTCATCTGGTCCAAAAGATGGGCACTCATAAAGAAGTCAACTTTGCAGCTTCACAGAATTTAGAAAATATCAACTGAGTGCTCTTTTAGAATATTTAACCAGATACATAAGGCGTCTTCTTCAATTTAGCTTTATATTGAATCTTCAGTGTCTAAGCACCCTCCTTCAAACCTAACTGTTATGAAGAATATGAAAACTGTAAAAGATTGGTGTAGGAACCCAATCACAATAAAAACACTCAAGGACTGGAGGGAAGTGCAATGCATTGCAATGAGAACTGAAATAACATCCATCTTCCCCAACTGTTACCAATCTGGATTTCTTACCAGGTCATTTAAACAATGGACTGTGAGGTTTTTCTTTTAGAGACCAACTGGAGAATGTGGTCCTACTGACCTTTAATCAAATAGAGCAAGAATGTAAGATAGGAACAACCTCTTGCATTACTTTCAGATAAGAGACTATGTCAATAACAAAACCGGTCTGCTAAACAATGTCAAGGTCTCTGACACTGAAATTTTCTACAAGGAGTAATGTTTCGGTTAGCATGTTGTACAAAATTGTGAGGGGGTACTCTGGGACCAGGGCAGCTGAGACAGACCTTCTGTATGTCCTCAAACAGGACATTTAGAATAATGtaagaaaaataacaatttgCAATCTAATGCATTACACCTTAAATTCTGAACAGAACTTTTCTTTCACACAGCCCCTTTCAAACTTCAAGGCTGGCACTTCACTTTAATGTTGTAAGTATAAAATAAACTGTCTTACACacatttcaggtctctgtgaattgcagaaaattgaattgaaactgaGCTAAACCTGCTGTCTCGTCTCCTTGATCTCCCAAATATTTACATCTGTCTTTTCTGtggcaggaaaaaaatgtactACTTAAGTGGATTTCTCATTAAACTCACCCAATCACCAAGCAGCACTGGATAATACAGGAACACACCCTTCATTATGTGCCTGGTCCATTTTTAACAAGTTTTTAACAACTTTTGCATAAAACTTCGAGCGATGGTCCAGATGTGATAACTGAGTTACAAGGACAGATGAATGTCAAAAAGATGTGTGTCTTCCCCCTGCTGAGCCTaactattattgttgttattaataTATGTACGActtaaaaaagcaaacaaacacatgcacacacacacacaaaaccacacAGGTAAAGTACATTACCTCAAGTAAAGGAACGGGTGTGTGTTCTTAGGGAGATATGCAGCATAAACTGTCTCAATCGCTTTCTTCAAAGCGCTCGACTCCACCAGACGATCTGAGACATTGCAGAAGACAGCTTCATTTAACAGAATGTTACCAAGATTAAATGCTAACTGCTGTGTTTCCAGTAAGTTTCTGTGGTACGTACGGTTTATGAACAGGATCAAAATGCATTTCTTGACTGAATAGTTTGCGTTGGAGATGTAGCCTTTCATCTTATAAGCGAGCTTCTGATCTTCACAGGCAACTTCAATCAGCTCCCTGGGAACATACCACAGATGCAATCAGCGCAGAGGTGAGAAGAGGTTGCATTAAAAGCAGCGCTCATCAAAGCAGATTTGCCGGAATACCTGCTGACTGCGTTGCCAAAAATTCCTCGAATATTATCCACTACAGACGCATTGGGAAGAGTCCTTACATCTGCCACGGTCTCTCCTTGCTGGAAAGAGGAGTCACAAAAACAGACAGCAAATAGTTTATTTGAAGAAAACTGCTTTGCGTGCTTGAGGGAGgcatttaatttaaatgaaaaataaagcacaTCTTACCTTTTTGACAGAGAAGCTTTTTCCTGAGTTGTGTATGGCGTACCTGCAGAGTAAGACAATGTTAACAAGTTGAAGCAAATTCACCAGGAATCATGAGACACGAGGAATAAAAGACACACCTGCCGACCA
It encodes:
- the mlh1 gene encoding DNA mismatch repair protein Mlh1, with product MAGVIRRLDETVVNRIAAGEVIQRPANAVKEMIENCLDAKSTSIQVTVKDGGLKLLQIQDNGTGIRKEDMEIVCERFTTSKLQTFEDLSSIATYGFRGEALASISHVAHVTITTKTADAKCAYRANYSDGKLKGPPKPCAGNQGTQILVEDLFYNVSTRRKALKSPSDEYSRIVEVVGRYAIHNSGKSFSVKKQGETVADVRTLPNASVVDNIRGIFGNAVSRELIEVACEDQKLAYKMKGYISNANYSVKKCILILFINHRLVESSALKKAIETVYAAYLPKNTHPFLYLSLEIAPQNVDVNVHPTKHEVHFLHEDSVIESVQKHIESKLLGSNSSRTYFTQTLLPGLSVSGNTEVKASSTTSESSERVYAHQMVRTDCRSQKLDAFLQPKEKPLPDPEPAGPSSGQTAIKAIQPDSIEMDDVDDSDMLEAVAEQEAEVPKGEEQGSVGALDNQRKRPRTEQKEKEQEEGEDLTATATPKRRAIKLTSIKDLRAEITENTHKGLQEMVQNHSFVGCVNPQWSLVQHHTKLYLLNTTKLSQELFYQILIYDFGNFGVLRLSTPAPLYDLAMLALESEESGWTEEDGPKEGLAQYIVDFLKKKAEMLEDYFSMEIDQEGNLLGLPLLLDNYTPVMEGLPMFILRLATEVNWDGEKDCFRDFSKECSMFYSIRKQYILEAEPGEEQGTEVNSWRWKVEHLIFKAFRTLFSPPKSFSEDGTVLQIANLPDLYKVFERC